In the Malaya genurostris strain Urasoe2022 chromosome 1, Malgen_1.1, whole genome shotgun sequence genome, one interval contains:
- the LOC131425654 gene encoding uncharacterized protein LOC131425654 has protein sequence MVFQMGNFWSTVLPAVAILFVGTVAIVNLFLNVRKRFPVWVNCWFCNGNCKVLYENANSWVCPSCTQYNGFTEDGDYNREIPEQYQCRLNPRSNITDDDKISYSVPYNGLCFGCNRNQELKIHQLASFVPDVEENYDVEVEEYQRQLEQTYKLCSRCERVLKRTLNEVKRNILGSKLAQIGTRGLKVLDLHMAASDKQNAFQKRQTIASVCLWMIIVLLVVKLGQRAVQFELNRAQLEMLFGSSVAQTILIAVSYMLAFKHTMIKLWNSVWNQAAVVDGVDQLCAMKDFLIHRWDLHRENISETVSEKVEQSPELADSNVLLNFALLALAAMLCAKSHIDCVKPIVLMLCCVGEMLLLGAESGLAFMGKEVSHELVEVFLSSIALVTAIGCIGQTSPKIQPSDNLNSSFHKIYSQQATECDFSDASEHHLQQQSSTVDVSARSMDTTKSMSPSVLTASTVRPFLDCSFSTVSSPKSTFNGSVLNVNRLNTTLQEHSPRTYSRQSFPQPESSLLKTASFSVDNFTTAAVAPSQHGLNKFGYSMNALNNAAFMEDRFGDDIDRLSISGRLSTSRKDLSMVNNPFATHHVDNDDSISLRHRNFTISPPKLGAIAESGSSWIAGGYWGMSPQKNDAESDAGNVTLVQKPFMSRTSSQSSGFESQPTRRPTPEEPPTDLDRISLFSEPAAIFHQPKQSNPRLNQTLTFPVPQHSPVPSFISLASNSSRNLFGEQSLFQPYPSFRRTLSQRQPFPPQQSQTPPVFGAGQPAATQFHHLSAGFGSFSQPGNKSIDTAQTNHRRSLLNLSKLGELAEESYSAADK, from the exons ATGGTGTTTCAGATGGGGAACTTCTGGAGTACGGTGCTGCCGGCGGTGGCAATCCTATTTGTTGGAACCGTTGCCATTGTCAACCTATTTCTCAATGTCAG AAAACGTTTCCCAGTTTGGGTGAACTGCTGGTTCTGCAACGGAAACTGTAAAGTTCTGTATGAAAACGCCAACTCATGGGTTTGTCCTAGTTGCACTCAGTACAATGGGTTTACGGAGGACGGCGATTATAATCGAGAAATTCCGGAGCAGTACCAGTGCCGATTGAACCCACGCTCCAACATCACCGATGATGATAAAATTAGTTACTCTGTGCCATACAATGGGCTCTGTTTCGGCTGCAACCGCAATCAGGAACTCAAGATTCATCAGTTAGCGTCGTTTGTGCCGGATGTAGAGGAAAACTACGACGTCGAGGTGGAAGAATATCAGCGGCAATTGGAACAGACGTACAAGCTGTGCTCGCGATGTGAACGGGTTCTTAAACGAACTTTGAACGAAGTCAAACGCAATattctaggttcgaaactagctcaaATTGGAACCAGGGGACTGAAGGTACTCGATTTGCACATGGCCGCCAGTGACAAGCAGAATGCATTCCAGAAGCGACAGACTATTGCTTCGgtttgcttgtggatgataATTGTACTGTTGGTGGTGAAGTTAGGTCAACGAGCGGTTCAATTTGAGCTAAACCGGGCCCAGCTGGAAATGCTGTTCGGTTCGTCGGTGGCCCAAACGATTTTGATTGCTGTTTCGTACATGCTTGCGTTTAAACACACCATGATTAAACTATGGAATAGCGTTTGGAACCAAGCAGCAGTGGTGGACGGTGTCGATCAGTTGTGTGCGATGAAGGATTTTCTTATCCACAGATGGGACCTGCATCGTGAAAATATTTCCGAAACTGTGTCAGAAAAAGTCGAGCAGTCACCGGAGCTAGCGGACAGTAATGTTCTTCTAAACTTTGCCCTGTTAGCCTTGGCTGCAATGTTGTGTGCCAAATCGCATATCGACTGTGTTAAGCCAATTGTTTTGATGCTTTGCTGTGTTGGTGAAATGCTGCTGCTTGGTGCCGAGTCTGGTTTAGCCTTTATGGGAAAAGAAGTGTCACATGAATTGGTCGAG GTTTTCCTCTCTTCTATTGCTCTAGTTACAGCCATCGGCTGTATTGGTCAAACATCGCCTAAGATTCAACCGTCGGACAATCTGAACTCAAGTTTCCATAAGATCTACTCTCAGCAAGCAACCGAATGTGATTTTTCTGATGCATCGGAACATCATCTACAGCAGCAGTCCTCAACCGTTGATGTGAGTGCTAGGTCTATGGACACAACAAAATCCATGAGTCCTTCCGTTTTGACTGCCTCGACTGTCCGTCCCTTCCTAGACTGTTCCTTCAGTACCGTGTCTTCACCGAAATCAACTTTCAATGGGTCTGTTTTAAATGTTAATCGTTTGAATACCACTCTGCAAGAGCATTCGCCTAGAACATATAGCCGTCAAAGTTTCCCTCAACCGGAGAGTTCTTTGTTGAAGACAGCTTCCTTCTCGGTTGATAACTTTACAACGGCTGCCGTTGCGCCTAGCCAACACGGTCTCAACAAATTTGGCTACTCAATGAATGCATTAAATAATGCGGCCTTCATGGAAGACCGCTTCGGCGACGATATCGATCGGCTTAGTATCAGTGGCCGACTGTCGACTTCCCGAAAAGATCTATCGATGGTGAATAATCCGTTCGCCACACACCATGTCGATAATGATGATAGCATCTCGCTGCGTCATCGAAATTTTACAATTTCACCCCCGAAATTGGGTGCAATCGCTGAATCCGGTAGTTCCTGGATCGCAGGAGGTTACTGGGGCATGTCGCCGCAGAAGAACGATGCCGAATCGGATGCCGGAAACGTTACTCTGGTGCAAAAACCATTCATGTCTAGAACATCCTCGCAAAGTTCCGGCTTCGAATCACAACCGACTCGTCGTCCTACACCCGAAGAACCACCAACCGACCTGGATCGTATTTCACTGTTTTCCGAACCGGCTGCTATTTTTCATCAACCCAAACAATCAAATCCTCGTCTGAATCAAACGCTCACATTTCCGGTACCACAACATTCGCCGGTTCCATCGTTCATCTCGTTAGCCAGCAACAGCAGCCGGAATCTGTTCGGAGAACAAAGTCTCTTTCAGCCGTACCCATCGTTCAGGAGGACACTATCACAAAGGCAGCCCTTCCCGCCGCAGCAATCACAAACACCGCCCGTATTCGGTGCCGGACAACCCGCCGCTACTCAGTTCCATCACCTTTCGGCCGGATTCGGTTCATTCTCACAACCCGGTAATAAATCGATAGATACTGCCCAAACCAACCACAGGCGCAGTTTGCTTAACCTAAGTAAATTGGGCGAATTAGCGGAAGAGAGTTATTCCGCTGCGGATAAATGA
- the LOC131425655 gene encoding methionyl-tRNA formyltransferase, mitochondrial, translating into MHLVKNACRNIFKYRRKLLSTAFRCTPKHFGTSQSSQFLRILFFGTDNFSLPSLQILNKSVKHCGTVSSLEVVTSFKAKRNPLKQYAEAENLPLHDWPMENPATIAKNFDLGVVVSFGHLIPENLISSFRLGMLNVHASLLPKLRGAAPIVHAIKNGDVETGVSIMKIKPKHFDIGEILKQEKVVITKDMLMPELHQQLANLGATALLHCVDNLDFVYSNQLIQDNQKATYAPKIDPQFAEVRWSEMGAKQVYDLYRSLYSYKALTTRFCHGEQVKLFRLHFDDNDGSHDCLPPGHIQYCRRKKRLRVCCNDGRLVDVDQLSIGGKKMMNAQEFYNGFLSKLTVEERMFRSR; encoded by the exons ATGCACTTAGTGAAAAATGcctgtagaaatattttcaaataccGTAGAAAACTATTATCCACTGCTTTTCGGTGCACACCAAAGCATTTTGGCACATCTCAAAGCAGTCAATTTCTGCGAATACTGTTCTTCGGAACGGACAATTTTTCGCTTCCCAGTTTgcaaatattaaataaaagcgT AAAACACTGTGGAACGGTCTCTTCGCTTGAAGTGGTAACATCGTTTAAGGCCAAAAGAAACCCTCTGAAGCAGTATGCCGAGGCGGAGAATCTTCCACTGCATGATTGGCCCATGGAAAATCCAGCTACGATTGCAAAGAACTTTGATTTAGGTGTGGTCGTCTCTTTCGGGCATCTAATTCCAGAAAATTTAATATCGTCATTTCGATT AGGAATGTTGAACGTACACGCTAGTTTATTGCCAAAGCTACGTGGAGCGGCCCCTATCGTACATGCTATTAAGAATGGTGACGTTGAAACTGGCGTTAGCATTATGAAGATAAAACCTAAGCATTTCGATATTGGAGAG ATCCTGAAGCAAGAGAAAGTTGTTATAACGAAAGACATGCTCATGCCGGAACTCCACCAACAGTTAGCCAATTTAGGCGCCACAGCGTTGTTGCACTGTGTAGACAATCTAGATTTTGTATATAGCAATCAACTGATTCAGGATAACCAGAAGGCAACTTACG cTCCCAAAATTGATCCTCAATTTGCGGAAGTTCGATGGTCGGAAATGGGCGCAAAACAAGTGTACGATTTGTATCGATCGTTGTACTCCTACAAAGCGCTAACTACTCGCTTCTGCCACGGGGAACAAGTGAAATTATTTCGTTTACACTTCGACGATAACGACGGCAGTCACGATTGTCTGCCACCAGGACATATTCAGTATTGTCGAAGGAAAAAACGGCTGCGAGTTTGTTGTAACGATGGCCGATTGGTGGATGTTGATCAACTTTCAATAGGAGGAAAGAAAATGATGAACGCGCAAGAGTTCTATAATGGATTCCTCAGCAAACTCACGGTAGAAGAGAGAATGTTTCGAAGTCGATAG
- the LOC131425656 gene encoding uncharacterized protein LOC131425656 produces MTLRDSAHESTNKKYSVSHSGKHKSRLKIRPALSVDLFRSDPIRIGSTNTVNQNQSAEVPVSSTTAENRTDKPNSVGTNNTSSRQDPMESPAQHHNHHLRNHSKGVIETAL; encoded by the exons ATGACGCTCCGAGACAGTGCTCACGAATCTACCAACAAAAAGTACTCAGTTTCACATTCGGGTAAGCACAAGTCACGACTAAAAATTAGGCCTGCCCTAAGCGTGGATCTGTTCCGATCGGATCCGATCAGAATTGGTAGCACA AACACCGTTAACCAGAACCAAAGTGCCGAAGTACCAGTGAGTAGTACCACAGCAGAGAATCGAACAGACAAGCCGAATAGTGTAGGGACCAACAATACTAGCTCACGTCAGGATCCCATGGAGTCTCCTGCTCAGCATCACAACCATCACCTCAGAAACCATTCGAAAGGAGTCATAGAAACAGCGTTATGA
- the LOC131425658 gene encoding neuferricin homolog: MIFSYLIPYFRHLVVIGLAVLMFVILSREPEDILANEREEQSERVSSDERLYSELELAQYDGREGSPGIYLVILGYVYDVATGIKHYGPGEAYNMFVGHDASRSFISGEFESYRPELSDVSSLTDGELKSLVKWKSFYDETYQYKGKLVGRYFDDHGRLTDYHKVVLERAAKAEQEDAKPHQQYPSCNVEWKEETGTRVWCTSRSGDGQERGWVGKPRRYVDEQSPYCVCVPEEVASSDSSLALFDNCDANSESCFVIDTKQG, encoded by the exons ATGATTTTCTCCTACTTGATACCTTATTTTCGTCACTTAGTTGTGATAGGACTGGCAGTGTTAATGTTCGTCATTCTTTCCCGAGAACCAGAGGACATTCTTGCTAACGAACGAGAAGAGCAAAGTGAACGAGTTTCATCCGATGAGAGACTATACAGCGAACTGGAGCTTGCACAATACGATGGCCGTGAAGGAAGTCCTGGTATCTATCTCGTTATCCTTGGCTATGTGTACGACGTAGCGACTGGAATCAAACATTACGGCCCTGGAGAGGCATACAACATGTTTGTAG GTCATGATGCATCAAGGTCCTTCATAAGTGGTGAGTTTGAAAGCTACAGGCCAGAGTTATCGGACGTGTCTTCTCTAACGGATGGTGAACTAAAAAGTCTCGTCAAATGGAAATCGTTTTATGATGAAACCTACCAATACAAAGGTAAACTCGTCGGTCGTTACTTCGATGACCATGGTAGGCTGACCGACTATCACAAGGTCGTTCTTGAGCGTGCAGCCAAAGCGGAGCAGGAAGATGCTAAACCACACCAGCAGTATCCTTCCTGTAACGTCGAGTGGAAAGAAGAAACTGGTACGCGTGTTTGGTGTACGTCTCGTTCGGGCGATGGTCAAGAACGCGGATGGGTTGGAAAGCCACGAAGGTATGTCGACGAACAGAGTCCATACTGTGTTTGTGTGCCGGAAGAAGTTGCTAGTTCAGATTCTTCATTGGCACTCTTCGATAACTGTGATGCGAATAGTGAGAGCTGTTTTGTGATAGACACGAAGCAGGGATAA
- the LOC131425657 gene encoding E3 ubiquitin-protein ligase MARCHF5 translates to MTSVPVSATTEQDVITPAGSSQDSGGGGGGGGVGTGADDRYCWVCFATEDDDKLAPWVQPCNCRGATKWVHQSCLQRWVDEKQKGNTFKRVSCPQCQSEYIIVLPTMGALANVLEGIDTVIKQISPFLTAGVIVGSIYWTAVTYGAVTVLQTVGYDEGIALMERAEPVVLLIGLPAIPIGLVFGRMIRWEEFVLRFLQTKSFKIRKFPMLSLLLPISNLDDDPIYGSGADSPTAPNALPPGTVITADPLSGTRLLCGALLLPTISAIVGNVFFDSIRNNFQRALVGGFAFVVVKGALKIYYKQKQYNRKKQRRILDYSPENIRKYCVIKEQKQPQQSQNLAEYQDQVVQVEAPSETVYRNVF, encoded by the exons ATGACATCTGTTCCAGTTAGTGCAACAACCGAACAGGACGTGATTACGCCCGCTGGCTCATCTCAGGATAGTGGCGGaggcggtggtggtggtggtgttggTACTGGGGCTGATGATCGCTACTGTTGGGTTTGTTTTGCCACGGAAGACGATGACAAGCTGGCCCCGTGGGTTCAACCGTGCAATTGCCGTGGTGCCACCAAATGGGTGCATCAAAGTTGTCTACAGCGATGGGTAGACGAGAAACAGAAGGGAAATACTTTCAAAAGGGTTAGTTGTCCGCAATGTCAAAGTGAGTACATTATCGTACTACCAACGATGGGAGCTTTGGCAAACGTTCTGGAAGGAATTGACACTGTGATCAAACAGATAAGTCCATTTCTGACGGCTGGTGTCATCGTCGGATCTATATATTGGACGGCTGTTACGTACGGAGCAGTTACGGTTCTGCAGACCGTCGGATATGACGAGGGCATAGCGCTGATGGAAAGAGCGGAACCTGTTGTACTGCTCATTGGACTTCCAGCGATTCCTATTGGGCTTGTTTTCGGCAGAATGATACGGTGGGAAGAATTCGTTCTACGGTTTCTTCAAACTAAGTCATTCAAAATTCGCAAATTTCCAATGCTAAGTTTGCTACTGCCTATTTC GAATTTAGATGACGATCCGATTTATGGCAGTGGTGCCGATTCTCCTACAGCACCAAACGCGCTCCCACCTGGAACGGTTATAACTGCGGATCCCCTCTCGGGAACTAGGTTACTATGCGGTGCGCTCCTTCTACCAACCATTTCTGCCATTGTTGGTAACGTTTTCTTTGATTCGATTCGGAACAATTTCCAACGGGCGTTGGTGGGAGGTTTCGCGTTCGTAGTGGTCAAGGGCGCACTGAAAATCTACTACAAACAGAAACAGTATAATCGCAAAAAACAGCGCCGCATTCTTGACTATTCACCAGAAAATATACGAAAGTATTGTGTGATCAAGGAACAGAAACAACCACAGCAAAGTCAGAATTTGGCTGAATATCAGGATCAGGTAGTACAAGTAGAAGCACCCAGCGAAACTGTCTACCGAAATGTTTTCTAG